Proteins encoded together in one Cicer arietinum cultivar CDC Frontier isolate Library 1 chromosome 4, Cicar.CDCFrontier_v2.0, whole genome shotgun sequence window:
- the LOC101494270 gene encoding uncharacterized protein — translation MEEASAIFHDSVATTAGQIAKRGKMLKRDSVSVGAAHKRILGDITNTDQQLQPKHHPEPPLAPPATDASIDDLRRENAGLIQLLAHRNAIIESCKAELQKFRSNFQILRKQNSELALTNSLMMAELNSCKQRMRELQLEIGSKNGILKAMKLELLAKDHKANVKCDIDPDESKQSDQKFQKDNRGAAKRKRVCKSQSSAPAVVKQVKSVPNEDLIEVDKVKYDASHLRENLANENASTSLGSKVHDVAREDTEPSEPTNPEKVHAKKNIEKRLSLRRQSARFKDEDIFNLDDAKFKVSNLCDSLSEKSLPTAANAENNACVQELRRSSIGRPLRQSTVKITSYKEIPINVKMRRS, via the exons ATGGAGGAAGCTTCTGCCATCTTCCATGATTCCGTTGCTACCACTGCTg GTCAAATAGCAAAGAGAGGAAAAATGTTGAAGCGAGATTCTGTTTCTGTTGGAGCTGCTCACAAGAGAATTCTGGGTGATATAACCAACACGGACCAACAACTACAACCAAAGCACCACCCTGAACCACCACTTGCTCCACCTGCTACTGATGCATCTATTGACGACCTTCGCAGG GAAAATGCTGGTTTGATTCAGCTACTAGCTCACAGAAA TGCCATTATAGAATCGTGTAAAGCTGAGCTGCAAAAGTTTAGAAGCAATTTTCAGATACTTCGAAAGCAGAATTCAGAACTTGCACTTACAAATAGTCTTATGATGGCG GAGCTTAATTCATGTAAACAGAGG ATGAGAGAGCTTCAGCTTGAAATAGGAAGCAAAAATGGTATACTCAAAGCTATGAAATTAGAATTACTG GCGAAAGATCACAAAGCAAACGTGAAGTGTGACATTGATCCCGACGAG aGTAAGCAGTCAGATCAGAAGTTTCAAAAAGATAACAGGGGAGCAGCGAAAAGGAAGAGAGTGTGCAAATCCCAAT CTTCTGCACCTGCTGTTGTTAAACAAGTCAAATCAGTACCGAATGAAGACTTAATTGAGGTAGACAAAGTCAAATATGATGCCTCACATCTACGAGAAAATTTGGCAAATGAGAACGCATCAACATCATTAGGATCCAAAGTTCATGATGTAGCTAGAGAAGATACTGAAC CCTCAGAACCTACTAACCCTGAAAAAGTTCATGCCAAAAAGAATATTGAAAAGAG GCTTAGTTTGAGAAGGCAATCTGCCAGGTTCAAAGATGAGGACATCTTTAATTTAGACGATGCAAAATTTAAAGTCTCCAATTTATGTGATAGTTTGTCAGAAAAAAGTCTTCCGACAGCAGCAAACGCAGAAAACAATGCATGTGTTCAGGAACTACGAAGATCATCTATTGGTCGGCCTTTGCGTCAATCTACCGTGAAGATTACTTCGTATAAGGAAATTCCAATTAACGTGAAGATGCGCAGAAGCTAG
- the LOC101494578 gene encoding uncharacterized protein, with product MEYECTPLSWEFYNQDEGLLEELRHSLVYTTLELEATIVSAKEEITRKECELIHANDLLSRVIKERDEARAKCEKLMLEKQDLHQIDNKSGSENEQQVCLSEKHSTPYDEYEEINTQNSITSPNGSSTTSPTTQFEAVLQLAEKKALPEKGKLLKAVVEAGPLLQTLLLAGPLPQWQHPPPQLNSIEIPPVSISSQNPSLLCKKRDFQLSSPSVSSKCRKIIQQLPTTPTTASNHFLPHPSFS from the exons ATGGAATATGAATGTACCCCTCTTAGCTGGGAATTCTATAACCAAGATGAG GGGTTACTAGAGGAGTTGAGACATTCTCTAGTGTACACAACTTTAGAGCTAGAAGCAACAATTGTATCAGCTAAAGAAGAAATTACAAGAAAAGAATGTGAATTGATTCATGCTAATGATCTTTTAAGCAGAGTCATAAAAGAAAGAGATGAAGCCAGAGCAAAATGTGAGAAACTAATGCTAGAAAAACAAGATCTCCATCAAATAGACAACAAATCAGGAAGTGAAAATGAGCAACAAGTTTGTTTGTCTGAAAAACATTCAACACCATATGATGAATATGAAGAAATTAATACTCAAAATAGCATAACATCTCCAAATGGAAGTTCAACCACATCTCCAACAACACAATTTGAAGCAGTGTTACAATTAGCAGAAAAGAAAGCATTGCCAGAAAAAGGGAAGCTTTTGAAAGCAGTGGTAGAAGCTGGACCATTGTTGCAAACTCTTCTACTAGCTGGACCACTCCCTCAATGGCAACATCCACCACCACAACTCAACTCCATTGAGATTCCTCCTGTCTCAATTTCATCTCAAAATCCTTCATTACTATGCAAAAAAAGGGATTTTCAACTTTCTTCACCTTCTGTTTCTTCAAAGTGTAGAAAAATTATTCAGCAACTACCAACAACACCTACCACTGCCTCAAATCATTTCCTACCACATCCATCATTTTCATAG
- the LOC101494893 gene encoding protein PHR1-LIKE 2-like isoform X1, giving the protein MFSRLIQHEGSVVSEDIHNHLADPCLVLTSDPKPRLRWTTDLHQRFVDAVTQLGGATKATPKAIMRTMNVKGLTLYHLKSHLQKYRLGKQAGKDSEEGCKDGMSGSYLLESPGTEHSSPKLPVSDANEGHEVKEALRAQMEVQSKLHLLVEAEKHLQIRQDAERRYMAMLERACKMLADQFIGDTITDTDIQKFEEVPSSEIGGMHVSEIPYILQPQGANCSTESCLTSLESLRGLTLEGSPGGTKRMLGLDSMVAPLFWTETNIRTHGIHLAQVNPEGITRYGM; this is encoded by the exons ATGTTTTCTAGGTTGATACAACATGAAGGAAGTGTTGTCTCTGAAGACATTCACAATCACCTTGCTGACCCTTGTCTTGTTCTTACTTCTGATCCTAAACCTCGCCTTCGTTGGACTACTGATCTTCACCAACGATTTGTTGATGCTGTCACCCAACTTGGGGGTGCAACTA AAGCGACACCAAAAGCAATCATGAGGACCATGAATGTCAAGGGTTTGACACTGTATCATTTAAAGAGTCATCTTCAG AAGTACAGGCTTGGTAAGCAAGCTGGAAAAGATTCCGAAGAGGGATGCAAAGACG GAATGTCAGGTTCATATCTTCTAGAAAGCCCTGGTACTGAGCACTCATCTCCAAAGTTACCAGTTTCTGATGCAAACGA GGGTCATGAAGTCAAGGAGGCATTAAGAGCACAGATGGAGGTACAAAGTAAGCTACATTTACTCGTCGAG GCAGAGAAGCACTTGCAAATTCGGCAAGATGCAGAACGGAGATATATGGCCATGCTTGAGAGAGCTTGTAAGATGTTGGCTGATCAATTTATTGGTGATACAATTACAGACACAGACATCCAAAAATTTGAAGAAGTACCAAGTAGCGAGATTGGTGGAATGCATGTTTCAGAAATACCATACATTCTACAGCCCCAAGGGGCTAACTGTTCCACAGAAAGTTGCCTAACATCACTTGAGAGTCTCAGAGGGTTGACACTAGAAGGATCACCTGGTGGGACAAAGAGGATGCTAGGCTTGGACTCAATGGTAGCACCTTTGTTTTGGACTGAAACTAACATCAGAACTCATGGAATCCATTTAGCCCAAGTGAATCCTGAAGGAATAACTAGGTATGGCATGTAG
- the LOC101494893 gene encoding protein PHR1-LIKE 2-like isoform X2 translates to MFSRLIQHEGSVVSEDIHNHLADPCLVLTSDPKPRLRWTTDLHQRFVDAVTQLGGATKATPKAIMRTMNVKGLTLYHLKSHLQKYRLGKQAGKDSEEGCKDGSYLLESPGTEHSSPKLPVSDANEGHEVKEALRAQMEVQSKLHLLVEAEKHLQIRQDAERRYMAMLERACKMLADQFIGDTITDTDIQKFEEVPSSEIGGMHVSEIPYILQPQGANCSTESCLTSLESLRGLTLEGSPGGTKRMLGLDSMVAPLFWTETNIRTHGIHLAQVNPEGITRYGM, encoded by the exons ATGTTTTCTAGGTTGATACAACATGAAGGAAGTGTTGTCTCTGAAGACATTCACAATCACCTTGCTGACCCTTGTCTTGTTCTTACTTCTGATCCTAAACCTCGCCTTCGTTGGACTACTGATCTTCACCAACGATTTGTTGATGCTGTCACCCAACTTGGGGGTGCAACTA AAGCGACACCAAAAGCAATCATGAGGACCATGAATGTCAAGGGTTTGACACTGTATCATTTAAAGAGTCATCTTCAG AAGTACAGGCTTGGTAAGCAAGCTGGAAAAGATTCCGAAGAGGGATGCAAAGACG GTTCATATCTTCTAGAAAGCCCTGGTACTGAGCACTCATCTCCAAAGTTACCAGTTTCTGATGCAAACGA GGGTCATGAAGTCAAGGAGGCATTAAGAGCACAGATGGAGGTACAAAGTAAGCTACATTTACTCGTCGAG GCAGAGAAGCACTTGCAAATTCGGCAAGATGCAGAACGGAGATATATGGCCATGCTTGAGAGAGCTTGTAAGATGTTGGCTGATCAATTTATTGGTGATACAATTACAGACACAGACATCCAAAAATTTGAAGAAGTACCAAGTAGCGAGATTGGTGGAATGCATGTTTCAGAAATACCATACATTCTACAGCCCCAAGGGGCTAACTGTTCCACAGAAAGTTGCCTAACATCACTTGAGAGTCTCAGAGGGTTGACACTAGAAGGATCACCTGGTGGGACAAAGAGGATGCTAGGCTTGGACTCAATGGTAGCACCTTTGTTTTGGACTGAAACTAACATCAGAACTCATGGAATCCATTTAGCCCAAGTGAATCCTGAAGGAATAACTAGGTATGGCATGTAG
- the LOC101495219 gene encoding uncharacterized protein, which translates to MLLAVVASLIYSRETKSDQNTTNLVKVWNVLQLRILVAVSLFLQMLLIFLGNRRKYIVNKRLKLLIWFTYLSADWIATVALGILSKDTKDHKTDPNFVIMAIWAPFLLVHLGGPDTITAYSLEDNQLWPRHMLELIYQLAVAVYVVYRSWNRNPLMYVTVPVVIAGIIKYGERTWSLRFGSSDGFRESILPHPDPGPNYAKFMDDYTAKKDEGYHVTLDEVNDTTPIVLDHNSQGETKIPNPNIPDAQALNDGFKFYNIPECLFADLIFSFQDHKSSQIFFQKSMWKDAFKTIEVELGLIYDMLYTKAALTYSYWGIILKSLSFFCTVSAFFTFFILISIGHKNMDYDLIITFVLFIGAIILEIYAVIVLLSSSWVMNWLSKQKIRRVDLLYKFISFCQICFKLSHTIRWSNQMSQFNLIRFCLKDEPIKCIEVQKFFRIYNFFEKSYYQKTKQVSEGLKELIFDHLRDKSAEAKDVESCKKLCAHKGDLVLNNWNCHIPDINWSIKEVEFDQSILLWHIATDLCYSKDTDSNQSREKSQLLSDYMLYLLVMCPFLLPNGIGQIRFEDTCAEVDELLKERKYIRKRSHVYFEEKRSQVCEMILRVNTEILPSKVKGDRSKSVLFDACRLAKSLESLETEQNWSKDRKWEMISHVWVEMLCHAASQCRGIHHAKQLSQGGELLTHVWLLMAHLGITEQFQISKGHVRAKLKLS; encoded by the exons ATGTTACTCGCTG ttGTGGCCAGTTTGATATATTCAAGAGAAACAAAATCAGATCAGAATACTACAAATCTGGTAAAAGTGTGGAATGTATTGCAGCTTCGGATTCTGGTTGCTGTTAGTCTCTTCTTACAAATGCTACTCATCTTTTTGGGAAACAGAAGGAAGTATATAGTTAATAAAAGGCTAAAATTGTTGATATGGTTCACCTATTTGTCAGCTGATTGGATTGCTACTGTTGCGCTAGGAATTCTTTCCAAAGACACTAAAGATCATAAGACAGACCCCAACTTCGTAATTATGGCGATTTGGGCACCATTTCTTCTTGTGCATCTTGGCGGGCCTGATACAATCACTGCCTACTCCCTTGAAGACAACCAACTGTGGCCACGACATATGCTAGAATTAATATACCAACTTGCAGTTGCAGTTTATGTTGTTTACCGGTCATGGAACAGAAATCCCCTTATGTATGTCACCGTTCCTGTTGTCATCGCAGGAATAATCAAATATGGTGAGAGGACTTGGTCGTTGAGGTTCGGTAGCAGCGATGGATTCAGAGAATCTATTCTACCTCATCCAGATCCAGGACCAAATTATGCTAAATTCATGGATGATTACACTGCTAAAAAAGACGAAGGATATCATGTTACTTTAGATGAAGTGAATGATACTACTCCCATTGTGTTGGATCATAACTCTCAAGGGGAAACCAAAATACCAAATCCAAATATTCCAGATGCTCAAGCTTTAAATGATGGATTCAAGTTCTACAACATTCCTGAGTGTCTATTTGCGGATCTCATCTTTAGTTTTCAAGACCACAAAAGCAGCCAAATTTTCTTTCAGAAATCCATGTGGAAAGATGCTTTTAAAACAATTGAGGTTGAGTTAGGattaatatatgatatgttATATACAAAGGCAGCACTAACATATTCCTACTGGGGCATCATCCTCAAATCTTTGAGCTTTTTCTGTACAGTATCTGCATTCTTCACCTTTTTTATTCTCATCTCAATAGGACACAAGAACATGGATTATGACCTGATTATCACTTTTGTGCTTTTCATCGGGGCTATTATTCTTGAGATATATGCGGTCATTGTTTTACTTTCTTCAAGTTGGGTAATGAATTGGCTGAGCAAGCAAAAGATTAGGAGAGTGGATCTTCTCTACAAGTTCATCTCGTTCTGTCAAATTTGTTTCAAACTCTCCCACACTATCAGATGGTCTAATCAAATGTCACAATTCAACCTCATAAGATTCTGCTTGAAAGACGAACCAATCAAATGTATTGAAGTTCAGAAATTCTTTCGAATCTATAACTTTTTTGAGAAGTCTTACtaccaaaaaacaaaacaagtcTCTGAAGGATTGAAAGAACTCATTTTTGACCATCTTAGGGATAAGTCTGCGGAAGCAAAAGATGTTGAGTCGTGTAAAAAATTATGTGCTCACAAGGGTGATCTGGTTCTTAACAATTGGAACTGTCATATTCCTGACATTAACTGGAGCATTAAGGAGGTGGAGTTTGATCAAAGCATTCTGCTTTGGCATATTGCTACAGATCTTTGTTATTCTAAAGATACAGATTCCAACCAAAGTCGTGAAAAAAGTCAATTGTTGTCAGATTATATGTTATATCTTCTTGTTATGTGTCCTTTTTTGTTGCCCAATGGAATAGGACAAATAAGATTTGAAGACACATGTGCAGAGGTGGATGAACttttgaaagagagaaaatacATCAGAAAAAGAAGTCATGTTTATTTTGAGGAGAAAAGAAGTCAAGTTTGCGAGATGATACTTCGAGTGAATACAGAAATTCTACCATCAAAAGTTAAAGGTGATAGAAGCAAGTCTGTGCTATTTGATGCATGTAGGCTTGCCAAATCACTAGAGTCTTTAGAAACGGAGCAGAATTGGTCCAAAGATAGGAAATGGGAAATGATAAGTCATGTTTGGGTGGAGATGTTGTGTCACGCAGCAAGCCAATGTAGAGGGATTCATCATGCTAAGCAACTTAGCCAGGGTGGTGAGTTGCTTACCCATGTCTGGCTTTTGATGGCTCATTTAGGCATTACAGAACAATTCCAGATTTCTAAAGGTCATGTAAGGGCAAAGTTGAAGCTCTCATAA
- the LOC101495647 gene encoding putative disease resistance RPP13-like protein 2 has product MREISQFGMNLNTGVSVSVETQGEAKPSWSSTTTSVVEKLDRILSQTIVNDDKVIEMVERVKNQLIELQNIANNLKSTNERENVWLEEVKEVCNYTQSVATNFILGKERWSKMGWLKKVVYLPVNYASENQFKKKMKYIRTQIEDALHRSFTFGVGGQERMGDNKQTTIFPVEIIPEVISVGIEFVLYVYIPDNVNQALLFFNALIPVALNLVVKSGRGEENSNKERRRIAISKLVARILIYSFINYMLIIIVSQFLPVRVALLFQLIIPFYDVIVWIVKLWRSLNKNLKCTQRYLALMHAFLNDTTESVTLNERQKVWVGQVRAVTQNGQSLIAFPTPTAGCLSRRIMFPKDIECLLKEILNISHRKTIYGIDAANIQQQKLVPAAPPPPPVASSSTSSYRRVTGLKHKVLSIRGEKELMDALFVDAGEMEGELDGRSRIWVQQMRDISNEIASVLNDYNAKLEHELILKYFFKCKTRSIIRKKIDDILNKIEDASRRRKAYGMVQFQTRAADTSSSTTVQILRGRTQLPLVAKESRVIGFDDEAHVLMAQLLSDEKRRCITWIVGIGGTGKTTLAKLIFEDKTVADHFECQVWVSSCKPAQRLLQQIANQITPDSSFSSSSDVLQTLAHKKYLIVIDGIEETSKVILDTLLSKAIPDMSTGSRLLLTTRKTNLAHQYAADTTFVHPLQLLDDETSWVLFTRHLKVDSPLEEELVKVGREIMMKCGGLPSQILKMSCLLSDATLTLEEWSSVLGRQQFNEDQKQSWSETLKTINTDLPLYLRRCLSYLGLFPSEFGIPVRRLVVLWVAESLVHHAAEQEQDQEPPEHVAERYLTELIDRNLIQIAKRKHNGKVKTCRLPYALRQFWWTKANESIFLKPDPATYSNSDPKNSIIRWVTDHLNTNHICYDHIHGDADSTRNDSASLRTYYKDVRSFLSFDAREGSKPGQEIGNFMKVSILADCFLLLRVLDLERVYKPKLPKTIARLSQLRYLGLRWTYLESLPSFISKLLKLQTLDLKHTYIHTLPTSIWEMELRHLFLSETFHSRFPPQQKDRFSLIRFLLPQRRDNFLQDLQTLWGLFVDEETPVKNGLDTLVNITKLGLACQQMSLEQEAMTKQLDTVADWIAKLEQLQSLRLKSRDEKGKPWILCLKSFRNNVNLTDMYLLGKLSSSSILSQFPNSLVELTLSHSKLEKDPMQLLKELSNLQTLCLLADSYVGQTMHCQAQKFPQLHVLKLWVLQQLEEWIIEPGALPCLRQLEIRSCSQLKMLPYGLMNVNTLLELKLTNMQEEINVDAHKYNNILPNCQVVIN; this is encoded by the coding sequence ATGAGAGAAATCTCTCAGTTTGGAATGAACTTAAACACAGGTGTTAGTGTCTCCGTTGAAACTCAAGGAGAAGCAAAACCGTCATGGTCATCAACAACCACCTCAGTAGTGGAGAAGCTTGATCGCATTCTGAGTCAAACTATAGTTAATGATGATAAGGTGATTGAGATGGTAGAACGTGTAAAAAATCAACTCATTGAGCTGCAAAATATTGCGAATAATTTGAAGTCAACAAATGAAAGAGAAAATGTGTGGTTGGAAGAGGTGAAGGAGGTCTGTAATTATACGCAAAGTGTTGCAACAAATTTCATCCTTGGCAAGGAAAGATGGTCTAAAATGGGTTGGCTTAAGAAGGTTGTTTATCTTCCAGTGAATTATGCTTCCGAAAATCAATttaagaagaagatgaagtatATTAGGACTCAAATTGAAGATGCACTTCACAGAAGTTTTACTTTTGGAGTTGGTGGACAAGAGAGAATGGGAGACAACAAACAAACAACAATCTTTCCAGTTGAGATAATTCCTGAAGTAATCTCTGTGGGTATTGAGTTTGTTCTTTATGTTTATATCCCTGACAATGTTAACCAGGCGTTGTTATTCTTTAATGCGCTAATCCCTGTAGCTCTGAACTTAGTTGTAAAAAGTGGGAGGGGAGAGGAAAACTCCAATAAGGAGAGAAGAAGAATAGCAATATCAAAACTGGTCGCCAGAATCTTAATTTActcttttattaattatatgttgATTATTATCGTGTCACAGTTTCTCCCAGTCCGTGTAGCACTCCTTTTCCAATTGATTATTCCATTTTATGATGTTATTGTCTGGATTGTGAAGTTGTGGAGGTCTTTGAACAAGAATTTGAAGTGTACGCAAAGATATTTAGCTTTAATGCATGCGTTTCTTAATGATACGACAGAAAGTGTTACTCTGAATGAAAGACAGAAGGTATGGGTGGGTCAAGTGAGAGCTGTAACTCAAAATGGCCAGTCCCTTATTGCATTTCCAACTCCAACGGCTGGTTGTTTGAGCAGAAGAATTATGTTTCCCAAGGACATCGAGTGCTTGTTGAAGGAGATTCTTAATATCTCACACAGGAAGACCATTTATGGCATTGATGCTGCAAATATTCAACAACAAAAGCTAGTACCAGCagcaccaccaccaccaccggTTGCCTCCTCCTCCACGTCCTCGTATCGGCGTGTCACAGGGCTCAAACACAAGGTCCTATCAATCAGAGGGGAAAAGGAATTGATGGATGCACTTTTTGTGGATGCTGGTGAGATGGAAGGAGAACTAGATGGAAGATCCAGAATCTGGGTGCAGCAGATGAGAGATATTTCCAATGAAATTGCATCTGTCCTTAACGACTACAATGCTAAATTGGAGCATGAGCTGATTCTCAAATACTTTTTCAAGTGCAAGACTCGAAGTATTATTAGGAAGAAGATAGATGACATCTTAAACAAAATTGAAGATGCCTCTAGAAGAAGAAAAGCGTATGGTATGGTACAATTTCAGACCCGTGCTGCCGACACCTCGTCGTCGACCACGGTTCAAATATTACGTGGCAGGACGCAGCTGCCTCTCGTTGCTAAAGAATCACGTGTCATTGGATTTGATGATGAAGCACACGTTTTGATGGCTCAGTTACTGTCAGATGAGAAACGTCGCTGCATTACATGGATTGTTGGAATCGGAGGCACCGGTAAGACAACACTAGCCAAGTTGATATTTGAAGACAAGACTGTTGCTGATCATTTTGAGTGTCAAGTATGGGTGTCAAGTTGTAAGCCGGCTCAACGGCTTCTCCAACAAATTGCTAATCAAATTACACCAGACTCCTCTTTCTCCTCCTCCAGTGACGTTCTCCAAACCTTGGCACATAAAAAGTATCTAATAGTTATTGATGGGATAGAAGAAACTTCCAAAGTAATCTTGGATACCTTGTTGAGTAAGGCCATACCTGATATGTCAACTGGCAGCAGACTTCTTCTTACCACTCGCAAGACAAATTTAGCCCACCAATATGCAGCAGATACAACCTTTGTTCACCCACTACAGTTATTAGATGATGAAACTAGTTGGGTGTTGTTTACAAGACATTTGAAGGTGGACAGTCCTCTAGAAGAAGAACTCGTGAAAGTTGGAAGAGAAATTATGATGAAATGTGGGGGCCTGCCatcacaaatattaaaaatgagcTGTTTACTTTCAGATGCCACACTTACACTTGAGGAGTGGTCAAGCGTGCTGGGGAGGCAACAGTTCAATGAAGATCAAAAACAAAGTTGGTCTGAAACGCTTAAAACAATCAATACAGACTTACCTCTCTATCTAAGGAGATGTCTGTCTTACTTAGGCCTATTCCCTAGTGAATTTGGGATTCCTGTTAGAAGATTGGTTGTTTTGTGGGTTGCCGAGAGTCTGGTGCATCATGCTGCAGAACAAGAACAAGACCAAGAGCCCCCAGAGCATGTTGCAGAAAGGTACTTGACAGAGTTGATAGATCGGAATCTCATTCAAATTGCCAAGAGAAAGCACAATGGCAAGGTCAAAACATGCCGTCTCCCATATGCTTTGCGACAATTCTGGTGGACGAAAGCTAACGAATCCATATTTCTCAAACCCGACCCTGCCACATATTCCAATTCAGATCCAAAAAACTCCATCATTCGTTGGGTGACAGATCATCTTAATACCAATCATATCTGTTATGATCATATTCATGGTGATGCTGACAGTACTAGAAATGATTCAGCTTCCCTGAGAACCTACTACAAGGATGTTCGTTCCTTTCTGTCTTTCGATGCTCGAGAGGGAAGTAAACCTGGCCAAGAAATAGGCAACTTCATGAAGGTATCTATTTTGGCCGATTGTTTTTTACTCTTACGGGTTCTTGATCTTGAACGCGTTTACAAGCCCAAATTGCCTAAAACCATAGCAAGACTTTCGCAGCTGAGGTATCTTGGTTTAAGATGGACTTACTTGGAGTCACTTCCATCATTTATAAGCAAGTTGTTGAAGCTACAGACACTTGACCTCAAACATACTTATATACATACTCTACCTACCTCCATCTGGGAGATGGAACTGAGGCACTTATTCTTGAGTGAGACCTTCCACAGCAGATTCCCACCTCAACAAAAGGATCGTTTTTCTCTCATCAGATTTCTTCTGCCTCAGCGAAGAGATAATTTTCTGCAAGATCTTCAGACACTGTGGGGACTCTTTGTAGATGAGGAGACTCCAGTGAAGAATGGCTTGGACACACTGGTCAATATCACAAAATTGGGATTAGCATGCCAACAAATGTCATTAGAGCAAGAAGCTATGACAAAACAACTTGACACAGTGGCTGATTGGATTGCCAAACTAGAACAACTTCAATCACTAAGACTAAAATCAAGGGACGAAAAAGGGAAACCTTGGATTTTATGCTTGAAGTCCTTCAGAAATAATGTAAATCTCACTGACATGTATTTGCTAGGAAAATTGAGCAGTTCATCTATTTTGTCCCAATTTCCGAATAGCCTCGTTGAACTTACCCTATCACATTCAAAACTAGAGAAGGACCCCATGCAACTTTTGAAAGAATTATCAAATCTTCAAACACTGTGTTTACTCGCAGACTCTTACGTGGGACAAACCATGCATTGCCAAGCTCAAAAATTTCCTCAACTTCATGTCTTGAAATTATGGGTGCTGCAACAACTAGAGGAATGGATTATAGAACCAGGAGCACTCCCCTGTCTCAGACAGCTGGAAATCAGATCGTGTTCGCAATTGAAAATGCTTCCTTATGGACTAATGAATGTCAACACTCTGCTTGAGTTGAAATTAACAAACATGCAAGAGGAAATCAATGTTGATGCACATAAGTATAACAACATCCTACCCAATTGTCAAGTGGTCATAAACTAA